In Deinococcus sp. YIM 134068, a genomic segment contains:
- a CDS encoding SDR family NAD(P)-dependent oxidoreductase, whose product MPGLARLLLSPPSCRDVGTLRRVVEGRTVLVTGASFGIGEATARLLAEAGAEVLLLARTGERLHAVAGDIEAAGGRAHAYRLDLSRPEDIAPLVAEVERRHPRIDLVISNAGRSIRRPALAAAERRDLERSLAVNLTGPAALLLALLPRMVAQGGGGVVNVSTVSARPPAAPRWASYQGSKAGFDLWVRSVGSELRDRGVWVSSVYLPLVRTRMSDVAGLYRHAPALTPLEAAQAVAGAVVRPRERVAPWWLAGQELAALLLPGPLGRALSHLETLERQREGRG is encoded by the coding sequence ATGCCCGGCCTCGCCCGCCTTCTCCTCTCGCCGCCGAGTTGCCGGGACGTGGGGACGCTGCGCCGCGTGGTGGAGGGCAGGACGGTCCTCGTCACCGGGGCGTCGTTCGGGATCGGGGAGGCGACCGCGCGGCTGCTGGCGGAGGCGGGGGCGGAGGTGCTGCTCCTCGCCCGGACGGGGGAGAGGCTGCACGCCGTGGCGGGGGACATTGAGGCGGCGGGGGGACGCGCGCATGCCTACCGGCTGGACCTGTCGCGCCCGGAGGACATCGCGCCGCTCGTGGCGGAGGTCGAGCGCAGGCACCCGCGCATCGACCTCGTGATCAGCAACGCCGGGCGGTCCATCCGCCGCCCCGCGCTGGCCGCCGCCGAGCGCCGCGATCTGGAGCGCTCGCTGGCGGTCAACCTCACGGGTCCGGCGGCGCTGCTCCTCGCGCTGCTGCCGCGCATGGTGGCCCAGGGCGGGGGAGGGGTGGTCAACGTCTCCACCGTCTCCGCCAGGCCCCCCGCCGCGCCCCGTTGGGCGTCGTACCAGGGGAGCAAGGCGGGCTTCGACCTGTGGGTGCGGAGCGTGGGGTCGGAGCTGCGGGACCGGGGCGTGTGGGTCAGCAGCGTGTACCTGCCCCTCGTCCGCACGCGCATGAGCGACGTCGCCGGGCTGTACCGACATGCCCCGGCCCTCACCCCGCTGGAGGCGGCGCAGGCGGTCGCGGGCGCGGTCGTGCGGCCCCGCGAGCGGGTGGCCCCGTGGTGGCTGGCCGGGCAGGAACTCGCGGCCCTCCTCCTCCCCGGTCCCCTGGGCCGCGCGCTGAGTCACCTCGAAACGCTGGAGCGTCAGCGCGAGGGGCGGGGGTGA
- a CDS encoding class I adenylate-forming enzyme family protein, whose product MSALFGALRAVWRTGLLHPSPLRALRLWLAVTARHGVSLYSVAAWSAARFPDSPALVEPGETTTFGGLVARADQIADALAGQVGPGEGVGLLARNHAAFVATLLACARLGVRTVLLNTSFSAAQTLEVCRAQALALLVVDDEFVPGLREMGANLPLWPISEARALSQQTTPDASPRPWRLPRPRPGRLVLLSSGSTGPPKAVERRVVPAEVLGTVTALLTRLRLRARAPTLLTLPLFHGHGLTTLGLSLTMGAPLHLFPRGTAEAYWRALAEEDIEVLVLVPTVLYRLLETPHPGQAGRLRTIVCGSAPLRPDLARRALSRFGPVLFNLYGTSETGLISAATPEHLLAAPESVGYVLPGVHVLIRRADGTPAPPSEVGEVVVRGEMVAGGPALAWGTGDLGSLTPSGRLTLAGRRDDLIIVGGENVSPEALEARLAALPGVRECAVVGIPSEEYGQSLAVLVVRDGPGVTRDSLEGEFRHLPRMLRPTRVVLVEELPRNALGKLVRRELRVDMDGGGEGRGVGTGSPGGGG is encoded by the coding sequence GTGAGTGCCCTGTTCGGGGCGTTGCGCGCCGTGTGGCGGACCGGGCTGCTCCACCCAAGCCCCTTGCGTGCCCTGCGGTTGTGGCTTGCCGTCACCGCCCGGCACGGCGTCTCGCTTTACAGCGTGGCCGCGTGGTCCGCCGCACGCTTCCCGGACAGTCCGGCCCTCGTCGAACCGGGGGAGACCACGACCTTCGGAGGGCTGGTCGCCCGCGCCGACCAGATCGCGGATGCGCTCGCCGGGCAGGTGGGACCGGGTGAGGGCGTCGGCCTCCTCGCGCGCAACCATGCCGCGTTCGTCGCCACCCTGCTCGCCTGCGCGCGGCTGGGCGTGCGGACCGTGCTGCTCAATACGTCCTTCTCCGCCGCGCAGACGCTGGAGGTCTGCCGTGCCCAGGCCCTCGCCCTCCTCGTGGTGGACGACGAGTTCGTTCCCGGCCTGCGGGAGATGGGCGCGAACCTCCCCCTGTGGCCGATTTCTGAGGCGAGGGCGCTCTCACAGCAGACAACGCCCGACGCCTCCCCCCGCCCCTGGCGACTCCCCCGGCCCCGCCCTGGCCGCCTCGTCCTCCTGAGTTCCGGCAGCACCGGGCCACCGAAGGCCGTCGAGCGCCGCGTCGTCCCCGCCGAGGTGCTGGGAACGGTGACGGCCCTCCTGACCCGGCTGCGGCTCCGCGCCCGCGCCCCGACGCTGCTCACCCTGCCCCTCTTCCACGGGCACGGGCTGACCACCCTGGGGCTGAGCCTGACGATGGGCGCACCCCTGCACCTCTTCCCGCGCGGCACGGCTGAGGCGTACTGGCGGGCACTCGCGGAGGAGGACATCGAGGTGCTCGTCCTCGTGCCCACGGTGCTGTACCGCCTGCTGGAGACGCCCCATCCCGGCCAAGCGGGACGGCTCAGGACCATCGTCTGCGGCTCCGCGCCCCTGCGCCCCGACCTCGCCCGACGTGCCCTGTCGCGCTTCGGGCCGGTCCTCTTCAACCTCTACGGCACGAGCGAGACCGGGCTGATCTCGGCGGCGACCCCCGAACACCTGCTCGCCGCGCCGGAGAGCGTGGGTTACGTTCTGCCCGGCGTGCATGTCCTCATCCGCCGCGCCGACGGCACGCCCGCCCCCCCCAGCGAGGTCGGCGAGGTGGTCGTGCGCGGGGAGATGGTGGCGGGTGGACCGGCCCTGGCGTGGGGCACGGGCGACCTGGGCAGCCTCACCCCCTCCGGGCGGCTGACGCTCGCCGGGCGGCGGGACGACCTGATCATCGTCGGCGGCGAGAACGTTTCCCCGGAGGCGCTGGAGGCCCGCCTCGCGGCGCTGCCCGGCGTGCGCGAGTGTGCGGTGGTGGGGATTCCCAGCGAGGAGTACGGGCAGAGCCTCGCGGTGCTGGTCGTGCGGGACGGCCCCGGCGTGACGCGGGACAGCCTGGAGGGGGAGTTCCGGCACCTCCCGCGCATGTTGCGGCCCACCCGCGTCGTCCTCGTGGAAGAATTGCCGAGGAATGCCCTCGGAAAACTGGTGCGGCGGGAACTCAGGGTGGACATGGACGGGGGGGGCGAGGGCCGGGGCGTTGGCACTGGCTCTCCTGGCGGGGGCGGCTGA
- a CDS encoding ABC transporter permease, which yields MGFLEPRDEDMGVAVLGDRVARQLGVRVGDETTLAGEARVRVIGVLAPTDTLTDAFVIAPLGTLQRALGVPGLISLVAVEVEREADVGRVERALREHVDGEVQTQGAFRDVLASLLRSAELLQRAIAGVALLVGFLGVLTTLTATGFERRAELATLRALGLRPARAAGLLVLDGLLLSGAGGMAGVVLGAPLALGVGALTARTVGVRAAVLTPGVLAAVLAVSALIGLLAALPVAWAVSRQPIHEALRAG from the coding sequence GGGTGGCCCGGCAGCTCGGCGTCCGGGTGGGGGACGAGACCACCCTCGCGGGGGAGGCGCGGGTCCGGGTGATCGGTGTGCTGGCCCCCACGGACACGCTCACCGACGCCTTCGTGATCGCCCCGCTCGGCACGCTCCAGCGGGCGCTGGGGGTGCCCGGCCTGATCTCCCTCGTCGCCGTGGAGGTGGAACGGGAGGCGGACGTGGGGCGCGTGGAACGGGCGCTGCGCGAACACGTGGACGGGGAGGTTCAGACGCAGGGGGCCTTCCGGGACGTGCTGGCGAGCCTGCTGAGAAGCGCGGAACTCCTGCAACGGGCCATCGCCGGGGTGGCCCTGCTCGTGGGCTTCCTCGGCGTGCTGACCACCCTCACGGCGACGGGCTTCGAACGCCGCGCCGAACTCGCGACCCTGCGGGCGCTGGGGCTGCGGCCCGCGCGGGCGGCGGGGCTGCTCGTCCTCGACGGCCTCCTGCTCTCGGGGGCCGGGGGGATGGCGGGGGTGGTCCTGGGTGCCCCGCTGGCCCTGGGCGTGGGTGCCCTTACCGCGCGAACCGTGGGCGTCCGGGCCGCCGTCCTCACGCCGGGCGTTCTGGCGGCGGTGCTGGCCGTCAGCGCCCTGATCGGCCTCCTCGCCGCCCTCCCCGTCGCCTGGGCCGTGAGCCGTCAGCCCATCCACGAGGCCCTGCGCGCGGGTTGA